In Maridesulfovibrio frigidus DSM 17176, a genomic segment contains:
- the lptB gene encoding LPS export ABC transporter ATP-binding protein — protein sequence MSSIIATKLVKNYGQKEVVRGISLNVKEGEVVGLLGPNGAGKTTTFYMLVGVVKPTSGDVYLNKNQITRWPLHERARHGISYLPQESSIFKKLSVRKNLEIIIEHTGLSGKQIGNRADELLDQLGILRLADQTALYLSGGERRRLEIARALINDPKFILLDEPFAGIDPIAVIEIQDIISSLKDMGLGILISDHNVRETLSICDRAYLVYEGRVILNGAPENIVKNTKARRLYLGDSFSL from the coding sequence ATGTCTTCGATAATAGCCACCAAGCTAGTTAAGAACTACGGGCAGAAAGAAGTTGTCCGTGGTATCAGCCTTAATGTTAAAGAAGGTGAAGTTGTTGGTCTACTTGGTCCTAACGGAGCAGGGAAGACTACCACTTTCTATATGCTTGTCGGTGTTGTGAAGCCCACTTCCGGTGATGTGTACCTCAATAAGAATCAGATTACGCGCTGGCCTTTGCATGAAAGAGCAAGACACGGCATTAGTTATCTTCCGCAGGAAAGCTCAATTTTCAAGAAACTTTCTGTTCGCAAAAATCTTGAAATAATTATCGAGCATACTGGATTATCCGGTAAACAAATCGGCAACAGAGCAGATGAGCTTCTAGATCAGCTTGGCATATTGCGCCTTGCAGACCAGACAGCGCTTTATCTTTCCGGTGGTGAACGTCGCAGGCTTGAAATTGCTCGAGCTTTGATTAATGACCCCAAATTTATTTTGCTTGATGAGCCTTTCGCGGGTATCGACCCTATTGCCGTTATTGAAATTCAGGACATAATCTCCTCCCTCAAAGATATGGGGCTCGGTATTTTGATCTCCGATCACAACGTGCGCGAAACCTTATCCATTTGTGATCGAGCCTATTTGGTATACGAAGGGCGTGTTATTCTTAATGGTGCACCTGAAAATATCGTTAAAAATACGAAAGCTCGCAGGCTGTATCTAGGGGATAGTTTTAGTCTCTGA
- a CDS encoding LptA/OstA family protein has translation MISIFDKDSLFRSFSASIAPALFGVALFLVSISLSSAAYCDDKANLKNTKSIANVRESASLKAPVIWVLSPGESFLVGKEKGGWFGVYPASSDLSEKPVGYISKKIVISAAQGNSVVDWGDVRYIGSKLDYRAKRSSKSAVAGTLDEGSKIKVGFLRGDWYAIFKADKPVTAESDALGFVKKSSVDLKSKDARVRYAVRKVSVIQKPVASSKAVGVLNPGHRAQVGKEKGGMYALYRIDTIVKKGTPVWGYAWGPFLAAYPKNLEEKKMAGIDTRKADIAAAAEKKDVELQERATALASMDEAMEDVLNAPIVTSTMYSEAVLNVRSQPNAKSLIVDKLEVGQAVLVGPVQGKWFPIYKGGATSGGEAKIIGYVYKAYLTIVAPDKAKKDKPKKARVAGASDDVPIKITSKKMTFSENKNRITFSGDVKVVRLEVTLTSDTLTAHLRAGGDSLKDTQDKIKKIVANGRVKVVMNNRKGSCDTLTYVVADSIIYMEGNAKLKDGPNLVQGELIKFYLKDNRSEVVGGNKPVEAIFYTPNNVSP, from the coding sequence TTGATTAGTATATTTGATAAAGACTCCTTGTTTCGCAGTTTCTCTGCATCTATTGCACCTGCACTTTTCGGTGTAGCGCTTTTCCTTGTTTCTATTTCTTTAAGCTCTGCTGCCTATTGCGACGATAAAGCAAATCTCAAAAACACTAAATCTATCGCGAATGTCAGAGAAAGCGCTTCGCTTAAAGCTCCTGTTATATGGGTTTTATCTCCGGGTGAAAGCTTTTTAGTTGGCAAGGAAAAAGGCGGCTGGTTCGGAGTTTATCCTGCTTCGTCAGATTTGTCTGAAAAACCGGTAGGATATATCTCAAAGAAAATAGTAATTTCAGCTGCGCAGGGTAATTCTGTCGTTGACTGGGGTGATGTTAGGTATATTGGCAGTAAACTTGATTACCGTGCTAAGCGATCATCGAAATCGGCTGTTGCCGGAACTTTGGATGAAGGTAGTAAGATAAAAGTCGGCTTTTTGCGCGGCGATTGGTATGCAATTTTCAAGGCTGATAAGCCTGTTACTGCTGAAAGTGATGCACTCGGTTTTGTAAAGAAAAGCTCTGTAGATCTTAAATCTAAAGATGCAAGAGTGCGGTATGCTGTCCGTAAGGTGAGCGTAATTCAGAAGCCTGTTGCAAGTTCTAAAGCTGTCGGGGTTCTTAATCCCGGGCATAGAGCGCAGGTAGGCAAAGAGAAAGGCGGAATGTACGCTCTCTATCGTATTGATACGATAGTTAAGAAAGGTACACCTGTTTGGGGATATGCATGGGGGCCGTTTTTAGCTGCCTACCCTAAAAATTTAGAAGAGAAAAAAATGGCGGGAATAGATACCCGCAAAGCTGATATTGCCGCTGCCGCTGAAAAGAAGGATGTCGAACTTCAAGAGCGTGCTACTGCTTTAGCCTCTATGGATGAAGCTATGGAAGATGTTCTTAATGCTCCTATCGTAACCAGTACGATGTATTCTGAGGCTGTACTTAATGTAAGGTCTCAGCCCAATGCAAAATCCCTTATAGTGGATAAGCTGGAAGTAGGGCAGGCTGTGCTTGTAGGTCCAGTTCAAGGGAAGTGGTTTCCGATTTATAAAGGTGGCGCAACTTCCGGGGGCGAGGCTAAGATTATCGGGTATGTATACAAAGCATATTTGACGATTGTAGCTCCTGATAAAGCTAAAAAAGATAAACCCAAGAAGGCACGCGTGGCGGGCGCTTCAGACGATGTGCCTATCAAGATTACTTCTAAGAAAATGACTTTCAGTGAGAATAAGAACCGCATTACTTTTTCCGGCGACGTAAAGGTTGTCCGTCTTGAAGTTACTCTCACTTCTGATACTCTTACAGCACACCTTAGAGCTGGTGGAGATTCTCTTAAAGATACTCAGGATAAAATTAAAAAAATTGTGGCTAACGGCAGGGTTAAGGTTGTAATGAATAACCGCAAGGGTTCATGTGATACGCTTACCTATGTTGTAGCTGATTCTATCATATATATGGAAGGTAACGCGAAGCTTAAGGATGGTCCTAATCTTGTGCAGGGCGAACTTATTAAGTTCTATCTCAAAGATAACCGTTCAGAAGTTGTCGGTGGTAATAAGCCTGTAGAGGCTATTTTCTATACACCTAATAATGTCTCTCCATAG
- the lptC gene encoding LPS export ABC transporter periplasmic protein LptC: MGRIRSVLILLAVLCAGLVVGTMLGSKFAPYPHMVREFVEPPPLGAGSESDISAEEIELIQGTGGDIEWILRAGSADYDQDSGLVIADKPRVTYYLGRDRKEVLIRALHGEVGQKGEGLKLWDNVEGDYEDMKLQADTLDFKSKENLMFLEGNVKVQSPTIYITSQKVKVDLATREIMIEDGMEALIAPNMVVMPQ, from the coding sequence ATGGGGCGGATTCGCTCTGTTTTAATCCTACTTGCAGTGCTGTGTGCGGGGCTTGTTGTCGGCACAATGCTTGGGAGCAAGTTTGCGCCGTATCCTCATATGGTACGGGAATTCGTTGAACCGCCTCCTTTGGGGGCCGGTAGCGAATCTGATATTTCTGCTGAAGAGATTGAATTGATACAGGGCACTGGAGGCGATATCGAATGGATACTTCGCGCTGGTAGTGCCGACTATGATCAAGACAGCGGTCTGGTTATAGCGGATAAACCCCGGGTCACTTATTATTTAGGACGAGATAGAAAAGAAGTTCTTATCCGCGCTCTTCATGGTGAAGTTGGCCAGAAGGGTGAAGGTTTGAAGTTGTGGGACAATGTTGAAGGCGATTACGAAGATATGAAACTTCAAGCTGATACTTTGGACTTTAAGTCTAAAGAAAATCTGATGTTTCTTGAAGGTAATGTCAAAGTGCAAAGCCCCACGATCTACATAACTTCTCAAAAAGTTAAAGTTGATCTGGCGACTAGAGAAATAATGATCGAAGACGGTATGGAAGCCCTGATAGCACCGAATATGGTGGTAATGCCACAATAG
- a CDS encoding KdsC family phosphatase, producing MRVDELAAKIKLLILDVDGVLTDGGLYYDHDGNVTKRFNVQDGLGIKFAQQAGLDLAVITGLNHGAVESRVTELGITEYYPGQRDKVPFYEKLIQEKGLKPEEVAYIGDDWIDAPVMLKVGLPMSVCNAQPEIIGIAKWVSKKPGGHGAVREAISFLLESQGLLEDIWREWAE from the coding sequence ATGCGTGTTGATGAATTAGCTGCAAAGATTAAACTCCTTATTCTGGATGTTGACGGAGTTCTTACCGATGGTGGTCTGTACTATGACCATGACGGTAACGTAACTAAACGTTTTAATGTTCAGGATGGTCTCGGTATCAAATTCGCGCAACAGGCGGGGCTTGATCTTGCGGTTATAACTGGTCTGAATCACGGAGCTGTAGAGTCTCGTGTGACAGAACTTGGTATTACCGAATATTATCCTGGTCAGCGCGATAAAGTTCCATTTTATGAAAAGCTTATTCAAGAAAAAGGACTGAAGCCGGAAGAGGTTGCTTATATTGGCGATGACTGGATTGATGCTCCCGTGATGCTTAAAGTCGGACTTCCTATGTCTGTCTGCAACGCTCAACCTGAGATTATCGGCATTGCCAAATGGGTGTCTAAAAAGCCCGGTGGTCATGGCGCGGTCAGAGAAGCTATTTCTTTTTTACTGGAAAGTCAGGGACTTCTTGAAGATATTTGGCGCGAGTGGGCTGAGTAG
- the kdsA gene encoding 3-deoxy-8-phosphooctulonate synthase, producing MTPDELYNKCVQGPFILAGPCALESFDVAMQAAKVLADIASRLDLTVIFKSSFDKANRTSVESFRGPGLDEGIKWLARIKEETGLPIVTDIHSPEQAEPVSAVADVLQIPAFLCRQTDLLVAAGNTGRVINVKKGQFVAPQDMRHVVGKIRSTGNERIWLTERGSSFGYHNLVVDMRGLSIMKDLGCPVVFDATHSVQLPSGLDGKSGGQREFVPVLARSAVAAGASGVFMEVHPDPDTALCDGPNSWPLDRTEDLIKDLLAAWSIDYAC from the coding sequence TTGACCCCCGATGAATTATATAACAAATGTGTACAAGGCCCGTTTATCTTAGCGGGTCCTTGTGCGCTTGAAAGTTTTGATGTCGCAATGCAAGCGGCAAAAGTTCTTGCGGATATAGCTTCGCGTCTTGATTTGACGGTTATATTTAAAAGTTCTTTTGACAAAGCTAATAGAACGTCCGTGGAATCCTTTAGAGGTCCGGGACTTGATGAAGGTATTAAGTGGCTGGCTCGCATTAAAGAAGAGACCGGTCTACCTATCGTTACCGATATCCACTCTCCTGAGCAGGCTGAGCCTGTTTCTGCCGTTGCCGATGTTTTGCAAATTCCAGCATTTTTGTGCAGGCAGACAGATTTACTGGTTGCCGCTGGAAATACAGGGCGCGTGATTAATGTTAAAAAGGGACAGTTTGTTGCGCCGCAGGATATGCGCCATGTGGTCGGTAAAATCCGTTCCACAGGTAATGAACGCATCTGGTTAACCGAGCGTGGATCAAGCTTTGGCTATCACAACCTAGTGGTTGATATGCGCGGTCTATCCATTATGAAAGATCTCGGATGTCCTGTTGTGTTTGACGCTACCCATTCTGTGCAGCTTCCAAGCGGCCTTGATGGTAAATCCGGTGGACAGCGGGAATTTGTTCCTGTCTTGGCTCGCTCGGCTGTTGCAGCTGGCGCTTCCGGTGTATTTATGGAAGTCCACCCCGATCCTGACACAGCTCTTTGCGATGGTCCGAACAGCTGGCCCTTAGATAGAACTGAAGATCTCATTAAAGATTTACTTGCCGCGTGGAGCATTGATTATGCGTGTTGA
- a CDS encoding CTP synthase: protein MKTKFIFITGGVLSSLGKGLAAASIGALLKARGLTATIQKLDPYINVDPGTMNPFQHGEVYVTDDGAETDLDLGHYERYLDVPLNQNNNFTSGRIYHSVITKERRGDYLGGTVQVIPHVTDEIKQAVLGVAKGEDVALIEIGGTVGDIEGLPFLEAIRQLRSELGSENVLYIHLTLVPYLKAAGEVKTKPTQHSVKELRSIGIHPDIILCRSEVELEESIKRKIALFCDVDRDAVFTAVDVESIYEVPLKFYQEGLDQKIAIMLKLPAKNCNLEPWKELNYKLNNPKGETTIGIIGKYVDLKEAYKSLHEALIHGGVANEVAVKLRYVNSEEITPKNVKAKLKGLDGVLVPGGFGSRGVEGKITAIQYARENKVPFFGICLGMQCAVIEYARNVMGLTNANSEEFDKDGPDSVIYLIKEWYDYRTKKTESRCEDSDKGGTMRLGAYPCKIVEGSKSMDAYGKAEIQERHRHRYEFNKDGYVAKFVEAGLMLSGTSPDETLIEIVEVPEHPWFVGCQFHPEFKSTPMNPHPLFRDFIKASRDNK, encoded by the coding sequence ATGAAAACCAAGTTTATTTTTATTACCGGGGGCGTTTTGTCCTCTCTGGGCAAGGGTCTGGCTGCGGCCTCAATCGGCGCACTTCTTAAAGCCAGAGGGCTGACAGCTACAATTCAGAAGCTTGATCCTTATATTAACGTCGACCCCGGAACCATGAATCCCTTTCAGCATGGCGAAGTTTATGTGACGGACGATGGCGCTGAGACTGATCTCGATCTAGGTCATTATGAGCGTTACCTTGATGTTCCGCTTAACCAGAACAACAACTTTACCTCTGGTCGTATTTACCATTCTGTCATCACTAAAGAACGTCGTGGTGACTACCTTGGTGGTACTGTTCAGGTTATTCCTCATGTTACTGATGAGATTAAGCAAGCTGTACTTGGCGTTGCTAAAGGTGAAGATGTCGCACTTATCGAAATCGGCGGCACAGTCGGTGATATCGAAGGACTGCCTTTCCTTGAAGCCATTCGTCAGCTCCGCTCTGAACTGGGAAGCGAAAATGTTTTATACATTCATTTGACACTTGTTCCTTACCTGAAAGCTGCCGGCGAAGTTAAGACTAAGCCTACACAGCACAGTGTAAAGGAACTCCGCAGCATCGGTATTCATCCTGATATCATTCTTTGCCGCAGTGAAGTTGAGCTGGAAGAAAGCATCAAACGCAAAATCGCACTTTTCTGTGATGTTGACCGCGACGCAGTTTTCACCGCAGTAGACGTTGAATCTATTTATGAAGTTCCATTGAAATTTTATCAGGAAGGACTTGATCAGAAGATTGCTATCATGCTCAAGCTACCTGCAAAGAACTGTAATCTTGAGCCTTGGAAAGAACTTAATTACAAACTCAATAATCCAAAAGGTGAGACTACAATCGGTATTATCGGTAAGTATGTTGACCTGAAGGAAGCTTACAAGAGCTTGCACGAAGCGCTGATTCATGGCGGAGTTGCTAATGAAGTAGCTGTTAAATTGCGCTATGTTAATTCTGAAGAAATTACTCCTAAGAATGTTAAAGCAAAGCTCAAAGGACTTGACGGAGTGCTCGTTCCTGGCGGATTTGGTTCTCGTGGAGTTGAAGGTAAGATTACTGCAATTCAGTACGCTCGTGAAAACAAAGTGCCGTTTTTCGGAATTTGTCTGGGCATGCAGTGTGCTGTTATTGAGTACGCTAGAAACGTTATGGGACTTACTAATGCGAATTCTGAAGAGTTCGATAAAGATGGCCCTGATTCCGTTATCTACCTGATCAAAGAATGGTACGATTACCGCACTAAGAAAACTGAATCTCGTTGCGAAGATAGCGATAAGGGTGGAACCATGCGTCTCGGCGCTTACCCTTGTAAGATTGTTGAAGGATCCAAATCTATGGATGCTTACGGCAAGGCTGAAATTCAGGAACGTCATCGTCATCGTTACGAGTTCAATAAAGATGGTTACGTAGCGAAGTTTGTGGAAGCAGGTCTTATGCTGAGCGGAACATCTCCTGATGAGACTCTTATTGAGATCGTTGAAGTTCCGGAACATCCTTGGTTTGTTGGTTGTCAGTTCCATCCGGAATTTAAATCAACTCCAATGAATCCCCATCCGTTGTTCAGAGACTTCATTAAAGCTTCTCGCGACAACAAATAA
- a CDS encoding phosphoribosylformylglycinamidine synthase subunit PurQ, producing the protein MADVKVLVITGYGTNCEQESAYAAKKAGADQVDITFFSDLAAGKTSLEGYNYLIFPGGFLDGDDLGAAQAAALRWKHAQTADGHPLVDQIKKFFEDGGIILGICNGFQLLVKLGLLPAVGGEYFTRQVSLSHNDSAKYEDRWVHLKANPNSPCVFTKEITTLNVPIRHGEGKIIPADDAMLEKIVENNLIALQYVDEKTQEVTLEYPANPNGSPLGIAGLTDPTGRILGLMPHPEAFNHVTNHPKWTRGDVPTLGLALLEGGVKYLKSV; encoded by the coding sequence ATGGCCGACGTCAAAGTTCTAGTCATTACTGGCTATGGAACCAACTGTGAACAGGAATCAGCATACGCTGCAAAAAAAGCAGGTGCGGATCAAGTTGATATTACTTTTTTCTCTGACCTAGCCGCAGGCAAAACTAGTCTCGAAGGATACAATTACTTAATCTTTCCAGGCGGTTTCCTAGATGGTGACGATCTCGGAGCAGCTCAGGCAGCAGCCCTTCGTTGGAAGCATGCACAGACAGCAGACGGTCATCCATTGGTTGATCAGATCAAAAAATTCTTTGAAGATGGCGGAATTATTCTCGGCATCTGCAACGGATTTCAGCTTCTTGTTAAACTTGGATTACTTCCAGCCGTCGGCGGAGAATACTTCACACGTCAGGTTTCTCTTAGCCACAACGATTCCGCAAAATACGAAGATCGTTGGGTTCATCTTAAAGCTAATCCAAATTCTCCATGTGTTTTCACCAAAGAAATCACCACCCTCAACGTGCCAATTCGTCACGGTGAAGGAAAAATCATTCCCGCTGATGATGCAATGCTAGAAAAGATTGTCGAAAACAACCTGATCGCACTCCAGTACGTGGATGAAAAAACTCAGGAAGTAACTCTCGAGTACCCAGCCAACCCGAATGGTTCACCACTCGGCATCGCCGGACTCACAGACCCTACAGGGCGCATCCTTGGCCTTATGCCGCACCCTGAAGCGTTCAACCACGTCACCAATCATCCTAAGTGGACGCGCGGCGACGTGCCTACTCTCGGGCTTGCACTGCTTGAAGGTGGCGTGAAATACCTTAAGTCTGTTTAA
- a CDS encoding nucleoside deaminase has product MTNPDEIIIRGKPPVEPPQGQTWRAMMDVAMRQGFEARSNDEVPIGAALFSADGELLGTGSNSPVNDQDPTAHAEIKCLRSACKNLDNYRLPHGTILAVTLEPCIMCLGAIIHARVAGIVFGAADTKAGAVVSNLEGTELPFVNHKFWALGGVRADECRTMLQSFFMQRRK; this is encoded by the coding sequence ATGACGAATCCTGACGAAATAATCATTCGCGGCAAACCTCCTGTCGAGCCTCCGCAAGGTCAAACTTGGCGAGCCATGATGGATGTTGCCATGCGGCAAGGATTCGAAGCGCGCAGTAATGATGAAGTACCAATCGGCGCAGCACTATTTTCGGCTGATGGCGAATTACTTGGCACAGGAAGCAACAGTCCTGTGAATGATCAAGACCCCACCGCCCACGCAGAAATTAAATGCCTGCGCTCGGCCTGCAAGAATCTGGACAACTACAGACTACCACACGGCACAATCTTAGCCGTAACCCTCGAGCCATGCATAATGTGCCTCGGTGCAATAATTCACGCGCGCGTAGCAGGGATAGTTTTCGGAGCTGCAGACACTAAAGCGGGCGCAGTTGTTTCGAACCTAGAAGGAACGGAACTCCCCTTCGTTAATCACAAATTTTGGGCATTAGGCGGAGTACGCGCCGATGAGTGCAGGACTATGCTGCAAAGTTTTTTTATGCAGAGACGAAAGTAA
- a CDS encoding CopG family ribbon-helix-helix protein, with protein sequence MGTLSTSFRTSPETLSSLDIIAKDLGRSRNWVLNKAVQDFLEHQAWFKQQVQEGIKAADNGEFATEEEMTKLFSKFGA encoded by the coding sequence ATGGGAACATTAAGCACAAGTTTTCGCACTAGCCCAGAAACTCTTTCTTCTTTGGATATTATAGCCAAAGACCTTGGCAGAAGCCGTAATTGGGTGCTCAATAAAGCCGTTCAGGACTTCCTTGAACATCAGGCATGGTTCAAGCAACAAGTTCAGGAAGGAATTAAAGCTGCGGATAATGGAGAATTTGCTACAGAAGAAGAAATGACAAAACTTTTCAGCAAATTCGGGGCTTAG
- a CDS encoding type II toxin-antitoxin system RelE/ParE family toxin encodes MPKWTKPAQQDLISQLEYIQQENPDIISRIAAQIKKATSALDSFPQLGRDGSVEGTKELIIPNLPFICVYRWHNDQVEILRFLHDRMRWPL; translated from the coding sequence ATGCCCAAGTGGACTAAGCCTGCCCAACAAGATTTAATATCTCAGCTTGAATATATTCAACAAGAAAATCCCGACATTATAAGCCGCATTGCGGCACAAATTAAAAAAGCGACAAGTGCGCTAGACAGTTTTCCGCAACTTGGCCGCGATGGATCTGTAGAAGGTACAAAAGAACTAATTATCCCGAATCTTCCATTCATATGCGTATACCGCTGGCATAATGATCAAGTTGAAATTTTGCGTTTTTTACATGATCGGATGCGGTGGCCTCTGTAG
- a CDS encoding OmpA family protein — translation MKKILLLIICTLFLAGCGQTVVLLPDLDGHVGAVTVTMHDGETVVLDEPHQAVGTKPQSYVMSESEIEKTFSGALAAQPKRTERFLLYFYHDSTKMKPKSKKLLPAILEAYKDRSSTDVSVIGHTDAVGDNTYNYGLSLRRAQKISKMLMKQGIPDDQIQTVSHGEENPLIPTPDGHSQPKNRRVEVLVR, via the coding sequence ATGAAAAAAATATTACTACTTATTATATGTACTTTGTTCTTGGCTGGTTGCGGACAGACTGTAGTGCTTTTGCCCGACCTCGATGGTCATGTCGGAGCAGTTACTGTTACTATGCATGATGGTGAGACTGTGGTGCTTGATGAACCGCATCAAGCTGTCGGCACTAAACCGCAGTCGTACGTTATGTCTGAAAGTGAGATTGAAAAAACTTTTTCGGGAGCTTTGGCTGCTCAGCCCAAACGCACAGAAAGATTTTTGCTCTATTTCTATCACGATTCAACCAAGATGAAGCCCAAATCTAAAAAACTGCTACCAGCAATACTTGAAGCCTACAAAGATCGCTCTTCCACAGATGTGTCCGTTATCGGCCATACTGATGCTGTAGGCGATAATACTTACAACTACGGCCTATCGCTTAGGCGCGCACAGAAAATAAGCAAGATGCTAATGAAACAGGGTATTCCTGACGATCAAATCCAGACTGTTTCTCATGGCGAGGAAAATCCACTTATACCAACACCGGATGGACATAGTCAGCCCAAGAACAGACGGGTAGAGGTTTTGGTTCGCTAA
- a CDS encoding FecR family protein — MRLIRIFRRVLLAMLIMMVLAVVASAGAVATAPTASQVDFIGSVKTVSGDAYLIRDKARTSASVGDHLYQGDTLVTASSSSIGVIFRDDTILSLGPKTEVRIDEFVFNPADDAMAFLANVGKGTAQFITGQMSKIAPERMSVETPLATIGIRGTRFLVKVD, encoded by the coding sequence ATGAGATTAATCAGGATTTTTCGACGTGTATTATTAGCAATGCTTATAATGATGGTTCTTGCTGTTGTCGCTAGTGCGGGAGCCGTTGCGACTGCTCCTACCGCCTCTCAAGTAGATTTTATTGGGTCAGTAAAAACAGTTTCCGGTGATGCGTACCTTATTCGTGACAAGGCGCGAACTTCGGCCTCAGTTGGGGATCATTTGTATCAAGGAGATACACTTGTTACTGCGTCTTCTTCTTCGATCGGAGTTATTTTTCGTGATGACACTATTCTTTCTTTAGGGCCTAAAACCGAAGTCCGTATTGATGAGTTTGTCTTTAATCCCGCAGATGATGCTATGGCGTTTTTGGCAAATGTCGGTAAAGGAACCGCTCAGTTCATAACCGGGCAGATGTCAAAGATTGCTCCGGAGAGAATGAGTGTTGAAACTCCTCTTGCTACTATCGGTATTCGTGGCACCAGATTTCTAGTTAAGGTTGATTAG
- a CDS encoding SDR family oxidoreductase translates to MSPTKVAVITAGGSGMGAGAARKLASEGYQVAILSSSGKGEALAKELGGLGFTGSNRSPEDISNFINAVMEKYGRIDVAVNSAGHGPKGDILEMKDEDWIAGMEVYLLNVIRVVRLVTPIMLEQGSGSIVNVSTYACFEPEALFPTSGVFRSGLAAFSKLFADQYAAKGIRINNILPGFIDSLPETDERRNRIPMGRYGKVEEIAEAIAFLASEKSSYITGQNLRVDGGITRSV, encoded by the coding sequence ATGTCACCAACTAAAGTAGCCGTTATTACGGCAGGCGGAAGCGGAATGGGCGCTGGAGCAGCTAGAAAGTTAGCGTCAGAAGGATATCAAGTAGCGATTCTTTCTTCATCTGGTAAGGGAGAAGCTCTGGCGAAAGAGCTTGGCGGGCTCGGTTTCACAGGATCTAACAGATCTCCTGAAGATATTTCAAACTTTATCAATGCTGTTATGGAAAAATATGGCCGAATTGACGTAGCCGTGAACAGTGCTGGACATGGCCCTAAAGGTGATATTCTCGAAATGAAAGATGAAGACTGGATTGCCGGTATGGAAGTATACCTGCTTAACGTCATTCGCGTAGTCAGGCTCGTTACTCCGATCATGCTTGAACAGGGTTCAGGCTCAATAGTTAATGTTTCTACATACGCTTGCTTCGAGCCGGAAGCACTATTCCCGACCTCAGGAGTATTTCGCTCAGGACTGGCCGCATTCAGCAAGCTTTTCGCAGACCAGTACGCAGCGAAGGGAATCCGGATTAACAACATCCTTCCCGGGTTTATCGATAGCCTTCCCGAAACAGATGAACGCCGTAATCGCATCCCTATGGGCCGCTATGGCAAAGTTGAAGAAATCGCTGAAGCTATTGCCTTCCTCGCATCTGAAAAATCCAGCTACATAACAGGGCAGAACCTGCGCGTAGATGGCGGAATTACTCGCTCAGTTTAA
- a CDS encoding nuclear transport factor 2 family protein, translating to MSITKDEVRNLFSHLETGDADSFFNHVSPDVDWTVMGTHPLAGRYTSLEIFRQKTFNRLAPCLTAPIRLSLKTVFIDGNTAIVELIATSQALQGWDFDNKYCWIIEFEEKTIIRVRAYLDSNMVDRLIAEGEAASEYYYRG from the coding sequence ATGAGTATTACTAAAGACGAGGTTCGAAATCTGTTCAGCCATCTTGAAACCGGAGATGCAGACTCCTTTTTCAATCACGTAAGCCCTGATGTTGACTGGACTGTTATGGGAACCCACCCACTTGCAGGTCGTTACACCAGCCTTGAGATTTTTCGTCAAAAAACATTTAACCGTTTGGCCCCATGTTTAACAGCTCCCATCAGGCTTTCTCTGAAAACTGTTTTCATTGACGGGAACACAGCTATTGTTGAATTGATAGCAACATCTCAAGCCTTGCAAGGCTGGGATTTCGACAACAAATACTGCTGGATTATCGAGTTCGAAGAAAAAACAATAATTCGCGTACGGGCATATCTCGACTCAAACATGGTCGACCGCTTAATTGCAGAAGGCGAGGCGGCCAGTGAGTATTACTATAGAGGCTAG